In Pararhodobacter sp., the genomic stretch GCCGCTGTCGCCACCGCGCAGCGCGTGGGCGGCGGTCGTAGCGGCTTGCGTCAGTTGTTGTCTGCGATGCAGACGTTTGGCCCAGGCCGGTTGTGCGGCAGGGCTAGCTGTCTCGGATGACCTCGCAGCGGACGCGCCAGGCCCGGCGCCGGACGCAAAAGCCGACCCCGCTGCCCCTTTGAGACCACCCCCCGCCCCAGCACTCGTCTGGAAGGCCGATTGGATGCCGCCCGCGCTTGCACCGATGGAGCGGGCCGCGCCCGAAGCCATGCGAGCGGCGCCCGGAACCATGCGCGCGCCTGCCGCCACCGCACCGCCGACGCCCGTGGCGGCCGCACCGATGGCGACGGCCGTCCCCACCGCGCCCACGGCGGCACCGGCCATGGAACCCGCACCCAACTGTGGCCCGCCCGAGACCAGCCCCGTAGCGATGCCCGGCCCGAAGATGCCGAGTGCCAGCAAGGAGAGCGACGCCAGCATGATGACCAGCGCATAATCAATGGACGGTTCATCGGGATGCACCTGGAACTCGGCGAACAAGCCACTGCCAATCCCAACGATCACGGCCAGCACCAGCACCTTCACACCCGACGACACCACATTGCCCAGCACCTTTTCGGCAAGAAATGAGGTCTTATTCCAAAGCGCAAACGGCACCAACACGAAGCCGGCAAGCGTGGTCAGCTTGAACTCGATCAGCGTCACAAAAAGCTGAATCGCCAGCACGAAGAAACTGAGCACCACCACCATCCAGGCCAGGAACAGCACCACGATGGGGTCGATGTTGGCGAACACCTCGGGAAAGCCCGCCATGTCGCCGATCTGCTCCAGAATGGGCGCTGCGGCATCAATGCCGGTCTTGGCCAGTCGCCCGGGCTGCAGAAAGTTACCCATGCTCAACGACGAGCCCGAGGCCATCAGCCCCAGCCCCGCGAACGAGCGGAACAGGATGCTGGCCAGCGCGTTGAAATTGCCGATGATGTAAGCGAAGGCGCCGACATAAAGCACCTTGCGTAGCAGCTTGGCGATTACGTCGTCGCCCTGGCCGCTGGCATGCCCCAGCGACCAATACAGTCCGGCGAGCGTCATGTCGATGACAATGAGCGTCGCGGTCAGAAACGCCACTTCGCCTTGCAGCAGGCCGAATCCCGAGTCGATGTAGCGCGCGAAGGTATCGAGAAATCGATCAATGACGGCAACGTCGTTCATGGCGCAAATGCTCCGTTCTTCAGTGACCGTAGAAGTTCACGGCTTGCGGCGTGTACGGCGTACCAGTGCCCTGGAAGCGCCGCCGCACTTCGCGGGCGCGCTCGGCCACGACGGCTTGCTGGACTAGCTCCAAAGAAGCGGCGCGGTCTTGGGTGATCTGAAGCTGTTGCGCCTGGATGGTCTGCTTAGCCTGCAAGGCCAGAAGCTGATTGGTCGCCTGCATGGCCTGCAATGCGCCTTGCGCGGACTGGCTTTGGCTCACCAGAT encodes the following:
- the trbL gene encoding P-type conjugative transfer protein TrbL; translated protein: MNDVAVIDRFLDTFARYIDSGFGLLQGEVAFLTATLIVIDMTLAGLYWSLGHASGQGDDVIAKLLRKVLYVGAFAYIIGNFNALASILFRSFAGLGLMASGSSLSMGNFLQPGRLAKTGIDAAAPILEQIGDMAGFPEVFANIDPIVVLFLAWMVVVLSFFVLAIQLFVTLIEFKLTTLAGFVLVPFALWNKTSFLAEKVLGNVVSSGVKVLVLAVIVGIGSGLFAEFQVHPDEPSIDYALVIMLASLSLLALGIFGPGIATGLVSGGPQLGAGSMAGAAVGAVGTAVAIGAAATGVGGAVAAGARMVPGAARMASGAARSIGASAGGIQSAFQTSAGAGGGLKGAAGSAFASGAGPGASAARSSETASPAAQPAWAKRLHRRQQLTQAATTAAHALRGGDSGGAGQGPSLRDSDS